One window of the Herbiconiux sp. L3-i23 genome contains the following:
- a CDS encoding dihydrofolate reductase family protein — translation MGALVVQQNVSIDGYAADSSGEATFVAAPGDWRSIDSEEERWLAGVDRILLGATTYRLFAAFWPQETEELIADRLNRTPKSVFSSTLVDAPWGDWAPARIERGDVVQRIAAIKAETAGDLVLWGSLRLMRTALAAGLVDRVELRVMPVVMGAGVPTFDAPLDAELVSSARHGDIVVLDYRMRPPR, via the coding sequence ATGGGAGCCCTCGTGGTGCAGCAGAACGTGTCCATCGACGGCTATGCCGCCGACTCGTCCGGTGAAGCGACCTTCGTCGCCGCCCCCGGCGACTGGAGGTCCATCGACTCCGAAGAGGAGCGGTGGCTCGCCGGCGTCGACCGGATCCTGCTGGGCGCCACCACCTACCGGCTCTTCGCCGCGTTCTGGCCGCAGGAGACGGAGGAGCTGATCGCCGACCGGTTGAACCGCACTCCGAAAAGCGTGTTCTCGTCGACGCTCGTCGACGCCCCGTGGGGGGATTGGGCTCCGGCGCGGATCGAGCGGGGCGACGTCGTCCAGCGGATCGCGGCGATCAAGGCCGAGACCGCGGGCGACCTCGTGCTCTGGGGTTCGCTGCGCCTGATGCGCACGGCGCTCGCCGCGGGTCTCGTCGACCGCGTCGAGCTGCGGGTCATGCCGGTCGTGATGGGCGCCGGCGTCCCGACCTTCGATGCGCCGCTCGACGCAGAACTCGTGTCGAGCGCCCGGCACGGCGACATCGTCGTCCTCGACTACCGGATGCGACCGCCCCGCTGA
- a CDS encoding glutaminase produces MIPEELPGLLHSIALRLDDAGARTEALARLGRRRRILGVGGGPVFEPLGRVWRLGVLLLGTDGALHAAGAVTRAAEERQHGWTAVSAAERSAVRALAAQTFPVGETVNYETRPLRTAVDDSGALDAPLRIVDGEVRVEWAPGQHPVDLAAYLRERAELLLVHPEV; encoded by the coding sequence GTGATCCCCGAGGAGCTTCCCGGCCTCCTGCACTCGATAGCGCTGCGCCTCGACGACGCCGGCGCGAGGACCGAGGCGCTCGCCCGCCTCGGTCGCCGTCGGCGGATCCTCGGCGTCGGCGGCGGTCCGGTCTTCGAGCCGCTCGGCCGGGTGTGGCGCCTCGGCGTTCTGCTGCTCGGCACCGACGGCGCCCTGCACGCCGCCGGAGCGGTGACGCGGGCGGCGGAGGAGCGCCAGCACGGGTGGACCGCCGTGTCCGCGGCGGAACGCAGCGCCGTCCGGGCGCTCGCCGCCCAGACCTTCCCGGTGGGCGAGACCGTCAACTACGAGACGCGCCCGCTCCGCACAGCCGTCGACGACTCGGGCGCCCTCGACGCTCCGCTGCGCATCGTCGACGGGGAGGTGCGGGTCGAATGGGCTCCGGGTCAGCATCCGGTGGACCTCGCCGCGTACCTGCGCGAACGGGCCGAACTCCTGCTCGTTCATCCCGAGGTCTGA
- a CDS encoding low molecular weight protein-tyrosine-phosphatase: protein MQLPEQQDPSGPYAITFVCTGNICRSPMGDVITRRLLAERGLEDRVAVTSSGTGGWHVGDGADPRTVAALHEHGYDGRPHRARQFDRSLFEDYDLILALDAGHVDALRALAPSRSAAERIHLLREFDPDARGDLDVPDPYYGDERDFDDVLVMVERSSRALVDALAQKLA, encoded by the coding sequence ATGCAGCTCCCCGAGCAGCAGGATCCGAGCGGTCCCTACGCGATCACGTTCGTCTGCACCGGCAACATCTGCCGTTCGCCGATGGGGGACGTGATCACGCGACGCCTGCTCGCCGAACGCGGGCTCGAAGATCGGGTCGCGGTCACCTCGTCGGGCACCGGCGGCTGGCACGTCGGCGACGGGGCGGATCCGCGCACGGTCGCGGCTCTGCACGAGCACGGCTACGACGGTCGCCCGCACCGGGCGCGACAGTTCGACCGGTCGCTGTTCGAGGATTACGACCTGATCCTCGCCCTCGACGCCGGACACGTCGACGCTCTGCGCGCACTCGCCCCGAGCCGGTCCGCGGCCGAGCGGATCCATCTCCTGCGCGAGTTCGACCCGGACGCCCGTGGTGATCTCGACGTCCCCGACCCGTACTACGGCGACGAACGCGACTTCGACGACGTCCTCGTCATGGTCGAGCGCAGCAGCCGCGCACTCGTCGACGCCCTGGCGCAGAAGCTCGCCTGA
- the argG gene encoding argininosuccinate synthase, with translation MSKVLSSLPVGERVGIAFSGGLDTSCAVAWMRDKGAVPCTYTADIGQYDEPDIAAVPDRAKEYGAEIARLVDAKSALVEEGLVALACGAFHIRSGGKTYFNTTPLGRAVTGTLLVRAMKEDGVDIWGDGSTYKGNDIERFYRYGLLANPRLRIYKPWLDAQFVGELGGRTEMSEWLVAHGFPYRDSAEKAYSTDANIWGATHEAKKLEDLDASLDLVEPIMGVAAWRDDVEVATEVVSVRFEAGRPVAINGQEFGDPVALVLEANAIGGRHGLGVSDQIENRIIEAKSRGIYEAPGMALLHIAYERLLNAIHNEDTIANYHAEGRRLGRLMYEGRWLDPQSLMLRESIQRWVGSAVTGEVTLRLRRGDDYTILDTTGPALSYHPGKLSMERVGDAAFGPDDRIGQLTMRNLDIADSRSRLEQYAAAGIIGGATAELVGQLQQGEAEEILEGPAADAASDALERATDAASEGAAFDAGTD, from the coding sequence ATGTCCAAGGTGCTCAGCTCTCTTCCCGTCGGCGAGCGCGTCGGCATCGCGTTCTCCGGAGGTCTCGACACCTCGTGCGCGGTGGCCTGGATGCGCGACAAGGGCGCCGTGCCCTGCACCTACACCGCCGACATCGGCCAGTACGACGAGCCCGACATCGCCGCCGTGCCCGACCGCGCGAAGGAGTACGGCGCCGAGATCGCCCGCCTCGTCGACGCGAAGAGCGCCCTCGTCGAAGAGGGCCTCGTCGCCCTCGCCTGCGGCGCCTTCCACATCCGCTCGGGCGGCAAGACTTACTTCAACACCACGCCCCTCGGCCGTGCCGTCACCGGCACCCTCCTGGTGCGCGCCATGAAGGAGGACGGCGTCGACATCTGGGGCGACGGCTCCACCTACAAGGGCAACGACATCGAGCGGTTCTACCGCTACGGCCTGCTCGCCAACCCGCGGCTGCGCATCTACAAGCCGTGGCTCGACGCGCAGTTCGTCGGCGAGCTCGGCGGCCGCACCGAGATGAGCGAGTGGCTCGTCGCGCACGGCTTCCCCTACCGCGACTCGGCCGAGAAGGCGTACAGCACCGACGCCAACATCTGGGGCGCGACGCACGAGGCGAAGAAGCTCGAAGACCTCGACGCGAGTCTCGACCTCGTCGAGCCGATCATGGGCGTCGCCGCCTGGCGCGACGACGTCGAGGTCGCCACCGAGGTCGTCTCAGTGCGCTTCGAGGCGGGCCGCCCCGTCGCGATCAACGGGCAGGAGTTCGGCGACCCCGTCGCCCTCGTGCTCGAAGCCAACGCCATCGGCGGCCGCCACGGTCTCGGCGTCTCGGACCAGATCGAGAACCGCATCATCGAGGCGAAGAGCCGCGGCATCTACGAGGCGCCCGGCATGGCCCTGCTGCACATCGCCTACGAGCGGCTGCTCAACGCGATCCACAACGAGGACACGATCGCGAACTACCACGCCGAGGGTCGTCGCCTCGGTCGCCTGATGTACGAGGGACGCTGGCTCGACCCGCAGTCGCTCATGCTGCGCGAAAGCATCCAGCGCTGGGTCGGCTCCGCGGTGACCGGCGAGGTCACCCTTCGCCTGCGTCGCGGCGACGACTACACGATCCTCGACACCACGGGCCCCGCGCTCAGCTACCACCCCGGCAAGCTGTCGATGGAGCGCGTCGGCGACGCCGCGTTCGGCCCCGACGACCGCATCGGGCAGCTGACCATGCGCAACCTCGACATCGCCGACTCCCGTTCGCGCCTCGAGCAGTACGCCGCCGCGGGCATCATCGGCGGCGCGACCGCCGAGCTGGTCGGACAGCTCCAGCAGGGCGAGGCCGAGGAGATTCTCGAGGGCCCCGCCGCCGATGCCGCCTCCGACGCGCTCGAGCGGGCCACCGACGCCGCCTCCGAGGGCGCCGCCTTCGACGCGGGCACCGACTGA